ATGTGCAACGCATTTATCTGGGTGATGACGCATGAGCCTTGCTGTCTCAAATCTTGCTGCAGGCTACGGAGAAACCCCGATTATTCGGGAGGTGAATTGTACAATTGAGTCGGGAGAAATCGTCGGTATTATCGGGAAAAACGGTGTCGGAAAAACCACGCTGCTGAAGACGATTATGGGACTTCTGTCACCAGACCAAGGATCTGTTTTGCTCCATGACGAGGAGATAACCAGTATGTCGGCAGATGATATTGCCAAACGAGGCGTAGGATATGTCCCACAAGGCAGAGATGTTTTTTCTGGGCTATCTGTTGAAGAAAACCTCCTGATTGGAACTTCGGTCGGGGCTGGTGATACGACGCTCTATGATCGGGTGTACGAATACTTCCCGATCCTCGAGGAACGCGCGGATCAAGACGCTGAAACGCTCAGTGGTGGACAACAACAGATGCTCGCGATTGGTCGAGCGCTCGTTGGCAATCCTGACATTATGATTGTTGATGAACCATCTGAAGGTGTCCAGCCGTCGATTGTTCAATCTATCAGTGATAACCTTCGGCAGATCAATACTGAGATCGACACGACCATCTTGTTTGTCGAACAAAACTTGTCTGTCATTCAGACACTCGCAGATCGATGTTACGCGATGGAGAAGGGAACAATTGTAGAAGAGATTCCACGAGCTGAGCTTGATAATACTGATCGGCTTAGGCAGCACCTTGTTGTCTAAGTTCGCTTAGTCTGTCAGGCTCTTTTTTATCTGATTGTTGACGGAGAGAATCAATTGAGCTCTGCGTAACACTGCTTATGCATCTCTCAATTTTGCTCGATCTTGACATATGTGTATCAATTACAACATACAATATATTTTGCTTGCATTCGAGCAGAACCCAATGAGAAAATACGACAAGTATCCGGTTTTATTCCCGCACCAAACAAAATTTTCGTGCAACTTTACCCTTATTTCTGGACCAGCGAATTAACTCAACATGTATCGAAATTCCATGACTGTAGTTTCTTGTGGTGATCTTCTGTGACTAATTTTATACCTGGTGAAGTGATCCTTGCAGATGATCCTATAGAGATCAATGCAGGGAGAAAAACAATTACACTGACTGTTGAGAATACCGGTGACCGCCCTATTCAGGTCGGGTCACACTTTCATTTCTTTGAGGTCAATCCTGCACTAGCGTTTGATCGTACGAAGGCACTGGGATATCGACTTAATATACCGGCAGGCACAGCAGTTCGGTTTGAGCCGGGACAACAGCAAGACGTGACACTGGTTTCTATTGGCGGAAATCGGATAATCAGAGGCATGGCAGGGCTGGTCGACGGACCGGTTGATGACCCAGATGTTCGAGAACAAGCAATTGAACGGGCACGTGAACAGGGCTATTTTGCACACCATCGTGATCAGGAGGCTGAGAAATGAGTCGTCGTCTCAATCGATCAGAATACACGGACTTGTATGGAGCAACAGTTGGCGACCAAATCCGTCTTGGTGACACAGCACTGCTCGCTGAGATTGAAGCAGACCACACTGTACCAGGTGAGGAAGCTGTCTTTGGCGGAGGGAAGACAATGCGCGACGGGATGGGTATGCAACCGACGACAACACAGAGTGATGGCGCGCTTGACTGGGTATTTACCAATGTTGTCGTGATTGATCCAGTGCTGGGCATCGAAAAGGGAGACCTAGGTGTTCGTGATGGACAGATTGTCGGATTTGGAAAGGCAGGCAATCCTGACACAATGGATGACGTCGACATGGTTATCGGGCCCAGCACAGACACCGTACCTGCTGATGGATTAATTGCAACAGCCGGTGCCCTCGACATCCATGTGCATTTTAATAGTCCACAATTGGTCGATCATGCACTATCCAGTGGTATTACAACGATGTTTGGTGGTGGCTTTGGTGGCGGAGCAACAACCTGTACGCCAGGGCCGCGGAATATCCGTCGGTTTTACCAGGCAACAGATGACTGGCCAGTCAACGTTGGATTCTATGGTAAGGGCAACTCCAGCGCAAAACCAGCGATCACTGAACAAATTGAGGCGGGCGTTGTCGGACTGAAATTGCATGAGGACTGGGGATCAACACCAGCCGCGATTGATACCTGTCTTGAGGTTGCCGACGAGATGGACGTGCAAGTAGCAATTCATACTGATACACTGAACGAGTCCGGGTTTGTTGAAGAAACATTTGACGCAATTGACGGCCGGACAATTCACACGTTCCATATCGAAGGGGCTGGTGGGGGACATGCTCCAGATGTAATGGAACTAATCAAGTATGACCACATGCTGCCATCCTCGACAAACCCATCGATGCCGTATACCACAAACACGTTTGATGAGCATCTTGACATGGTGATGGTCTGTCATCACCTTGATCCAAATATTCCTGAAGATGTTGCGTTTGCTGAATCACGAATTCGATCTGAGACGATTGCAGCAGAAGATGTTCTCCATGATATGGGCGCAATTTCGATGATGACTTCAGACTCCCAAGCAATGGGACGGCAGGGCGAAGTAATCAGTCGGACTTGGCAGACAGCAAGCAAAATGAAACAACAGCGTGGTGAACTCGATTCCGATGGAGCTGGTGATAATCACCGAATTAAGCGGTATGTTGCAAAGTACACGATTAATCCAGCTCGCGTTGCTGGAATTGACACATACGTTGGCTCGCTTGAACCCGGAAAGCTTGCAGACATCGTACTCTGGGATCCGGGATTTTTCGGTATTAAACCAGACACAGTGTTCAAAGGTGGATTCCCAGTCCATAGCGAGATGGGTGAAGCAAACGGATCACTAATGACATGCGAACCAATCATGCAACGAAAACGTGCTGGTGCATATGGGCGTGCACGCAATGCCCTCTCGATGGCGTTTGTCAGCCAGCGCGCGCACGACCGAGGAATTGGAGATGTATATCAATTAGAATCGATGGTGATGCCGGTCAACGGGACTCGAGACGTGTCCAAAGACGACATGGCGTACAATGACTTCCAGCCAGAAAACATCGATATTGATCCACAGACGTTTGAAGTTGCGGTAGATGGAGAACCAGTGACGTGTGAGCCAGCCGATGATATTCCGCTTGCACAACGATATTTCCTCTGAGGTGATTACTACATGAAACTTACTCCAAAAGATCAGGAACGACTCACGATATTTACTGCAGCAGAGATGGCACGACGACGAAAAGCACGAGGGGTTCCGTTAAACCATCCTGAGGCAGTCGCATACATCTCTGACTGGGTATGTGAAGGCGCACGAGAAGGAAAGTCAGTTGCCACACTCCGGGAAGAAGCAACGCAGTTGTTGTCGCGTGAAGATGTCATGGATGGTGTTCCAGAGATGATCAACACAGTGCAGGTTGAGCCAGTGTTTCCGGATGGAACAAAGCTTGTGACAGTACACGATCCAATTCGGGCTGAGAACCCCGACCAGCTTGATGATGTTCCGACATACGACGTAACAGAACGTGGAGGTATTCAGTCATGAGCCCCGACCACCGGGACGTTGCGACAATCGGTATTGGCGGTCCTGTCGGATCGGGTAAGACCGCGCTTGTACAGGAACTTGTGCCAATTCTTGATCAACGGGGATACGATGTAGGTGTAATTGCCAACGATATTATGACACAGGAGGATGCTGATCGGCTACAGGAGTCATTTTCTGATCTCCTTCCCGAGGAACTCATTTCTGGGGTCGAAACCGGTGCATGTCCACACACAGGAATTCGGGAGGATCCATCGATGAATATTGCTGCAGTGAATGACTTTGTCGATCACGCCCCTGATCTTGATGCTGTAATCATCGAGTCCGGTGGCGATAACTTAGCCGCAACGTTTGATCCGGAACTGGCTGATTACTTTATATTTGTAATCTCGGTTGCCGAAGGAGACGACATCCCAAGAAAACGTGGGCCAGGTGTTGTTGAAGGAGACTTGCTTGTAATCAACAAAGTGGATCTTGCGGAGTATGTCGATGCGGATGTCGACCAAATGCTTGCTGATGCTGAAACAGTTCGAGATGGACCAACAGTCCTAACAAATTGTCGTGCCAGCGACGGAATCACAGCTGTAGCCGATCACATTGAAGAGTCTGCACTCTTTGGCCTTACTGGAACACAGGAGACGATTTAGCGCAAAAGATGTCATCGCCACATCAGTCTGAGATTGATCCTGAACTCGAAGATGAGGATACAGACGCAAGCATTCCAGCAGCATTTGAGGCGTACGCTGAAGAATCGCTGCCGAACGCGACCCCTCGCGGGCACGGGAAAGATGGAACACTCTTTGCGCGGTTTGCACGAACCGGATCCAAGACAAGACTTGTTCGTGATCGGTTTTCAGTTCCATTACACCTGACAGGCACACTGAGCCACGATCCGCTCGGACCAACGGCCTGCATTCAGGAACCAACCGGTGGCGTCACACATGGAGACCGACACGAGATTACAATCGATGCGATCGACGGGGCAACTGCTGTGGTCACAACACAATCAGCAACAAAAATCCACAGCATGCACAGCGATTATGCACACCTTGATACGACGATCACGGTTGATGAATCGTCATATCTTGAGTATTTACCCGGTGCAGTAATAGTGAACGAGGATGCCCGCTTACTACAGACAACAGAAATCAATTTGGCATCGACAAGTGTGTTGCTGACAACGGACATTTTCGCTCCAGATGGACTGTCAGCACATACACCATTTAGCTTCGAGCATTACCGGTCACAGATTGATGTTTATCAGGAGAACGCGCTTACATACACAGACGTTACGAATATTGAGCCTGACACAGCATCTGAGAATAACTACCCGCCTGCCCAATTTACTGCGGATAACCGGATTGGTACACTCTATATCTTTGCTCCAGATCCACTATCGGCAGCTCCAGTTGTTTCGGATCGGTGTAATTGCACGCTTGCTGATCTTGTCGAGCAAATTAGATCCTGTATACAGGATGGTAGTGATGATAACCCGGGGCTGACTGCTGGTGTTACGCGACTGCCAGCTGATGCTGGCATATGTGTGCGAGCCATTGGGGAGACAACTGATATGCTTCAGGGACTGTTCAGCGAAGTTCGGGAGTCATTCCGGCAGATAGCATTTGACATTTCGACGCCTACAGATCGGTGGTACTAATGCAAATCATCGAATCAATTAAAGGCAATATCCACGACGACCCAGAGCTTGCATCGACGTATGAACAACACCAGGAGGCTGGAACGGTTGACTATGCTGTCATTGACCCAGACGACCGCGTCAAATCACGACTTCGCGTAACGACGGCTGCTGGGATCGATCTCGGGATTGTTCCCGGGTCAAGAGAACTTCAGGATGGAGATGTGCTCTTACACGAGGATAGCCGAATGATTATCCTTCAGTTTGCTGAAGAGGAAGCGTTCGTTATTGACCTCCCCGAGGCGATATCGACTGACACAGCGATCAAGCTTGGCCATCGTATCGGGAATCAACACTGGGACCTTGCGGTCGAGGGCAACGCAGTGTACTTCCCAATGGAGGCTGATCGTGCGATCATCGAAGACGTGCTTGCAGAGGTAATACCCACAGCTGCTGAGACAAGAACTACGACGGTTGATCCATCAACATTTATCGATACGACGACAGCCAATCACGAGCATACAGACGATACACATAATCACAGCCACGATACCAGTGATCACCACCACAAACATGATCACGACCACACGAAAGACCATGACCACTGATACACACAATTTTCCGTCGTTACTTGTTGCATTTCGCCTCGCCGATTCGTTTCTCCCGCTCGGATCACATACCGCCTCGTATGGTATCGAGCAGTACCTCAATGAAGATCGAGTGGAAACAACAACTGATCTAACGTCGTTGATTGCTGATTATCTGCAATCAATGATCGGACCAACTGAGACGGTCGCACTGGCCTGCGCTCATCGGACAGTGAAAGATGATGTGCCATCTGAATTGCTCACAATTGATCAGCGGCTTCATGCAACTATTCTCCCGGCAGAGTTTCGAAAAAGTTCAGTGACGATTGGTGATCGACTGCTTTCCGTCTTCGCAACAACTGATAGCCTACCACCGGTTCTTGCCGAATTTTACCGTCGTGTCGACGATGAAAAAACACATGGACACTTTCCCGTTGTACTCGGAGCACTAACTGCGGCCAGTGGCATTGATCGGCAGATAGCGTGTCAGCTACATGGCTATATGTTTGTCACAGATGTTCTTGGCGCGGCACAACGCATTGGGCGGTTTGGACATACAGCAATTCAGCAAACGCTGGTTGATCTATTTCCGGATATTGCCGGGCTCAAACAGTACGCTGGTGCTGAGTTGTCTGATCTACACTCGTTTGCACCAATGGCCGAGATCATGGGTATGCGGCATGAAAATGCTGAACGACGACTGTTTATGAGCTAACAGCTGATCCATGTTGAGCTTACTACAAATTGACCTCCTCTAACCCCTAAAGGGGTGAGTTTTCGCCTCACCCTATCTATAATACAGCAATGGATGATAATCACACGTTGCTGCGGTTTTAGCTTGCAAAATAGATACTGTGCCGGTATAAACCGAGTTGTACCCGACACCCAACGAGATGAAATCTAACTGTTCTGTATGGCTTTTATTCTTCATCTGGCGGATTACCATCTGAGCCGATTTTCATCTGCTTTGAGAAGTAGGTGTGTGCAACAGAAGAGACAGCGAACGCAATGACGATGAAGAGCATGACGCCCACTTCAGGAATCACCGCAATTGGCCATG
This portion of the Salinarchaeum sp. IM2453 genome encodes:
- a CDS encoding urease subunit gamma is translated as MKLTPKDQERLTIFTAAEMARRRKARGVPLNHPEAVAYISDWVCEGAREGKSVATLREEATQLLSREDVMDGVPEMINTVQVEPVFPDGTKLVTVHDPIRAENPDQLDDVPTYDVTERGGIQS
- the ureG gene encoding urease accessory protein UreG — its product is MSPDHRDVATIGIGGPVGSGKTALVQELVPILDQRGYDVGVIANDIMTQEDADRLQESFSDLLPEELISGVETGACPHTGIREDPSMNIAAVNDFVDHAPDLDAVIIESGGDNLAATFDPELADYFIFVISVAEGDDIPRKRGPGVVEGDLLVINKVDLAEYVDADVDQMLADAETVRDGPTVLTNCRASDGITAVADHIEESALFGLTGTQETI
- a CDS encoding ABC transporter ATP-binding protein gives rise to the protein MSLAVSNLAAGYGETPIIREVNCTIESGEIVGIIGKNGVGKTTLLKTIMGLLSPDQGSVLLHDEEITSMSADDIAKRGVGYVPQGRDVFSGLSVEENLLIGTSVGAGDTTLYDRVYEYFPILEERADQDAETLSGGQQQMLAIGRALVGNPDIMIVDEPSEGVQPSIVQSISDNLRQINTEIDTTILFVEQNLSVIQTLADRCYAMEKGTIVEEIPRAELDNTDRLRQHLVV
- a CDS encoding urease accessory protein UreF — protein: MITTTRKTMTTDTHNFPSLLVAFRLADSFLPLGSHTASYGIEQYLNEDRVETTTDLTSLIADYLQSMIGPTETVALACAHRTVKDDVPSELLTIDQRLHATILPAEFRKSSVTIGDRLLSVFATTDSLPPVLAEFYRRVDDEKTHGHFPVVLGALTAASGIDRQIACQLHGYMFVTDVLGAAQRIGRFGHTAIQQTLVDLFPDIAGLKQYAGAELSDLHSFAPMAEIMGMRHENAERRLFMS
- a CDS encoding urease accessory protein UreE yields the protein MQIIESIKGNIHDDPELASTYEQHQEAGTVDYAVIDPDDRVKSRLRVTTAAGIDLGIVPGSRELQDGDVLLHEDSRMIILQFAEEEAFVIDLPEAISTDTAIKLGHRIGNQHWDLAVEGNAVYFPMEADRAIIEDVLAEVIPTAAETRTTTVDPSTFIDTTTANHEHTDDTHNHSHDTSDHHHKHDHDHTKDHDH
- a CDS encoding urease accessory protein UreD; this translates as MSSPHQSEIDPELEDEDTDASIPAAFEAYAEESLPNATPRGHGKDGTLFARFARTGSKTRLVRDRFSVPLHLTGTLSHDPLGPTACIQEPTGGVTHGDRHEITIDAIDGATAVVTTQSATKIHSMHSDYAHLDTTITVDESSYLEYLPGAVIVNEDARLLQTTEINLASTSVLLTTDIFAPDGLSAHTPFSFEHYRSQIDVYQENALTYTDVTNIEPDTASENNYPPAQFTADNRIGTLYIFAPDPLSAAPVVSDRCNCTLADLVEQIRSCIQDGSDDNPGLTAGVTRLPADAGICVRAIGETTDMLQGLFSEVRESFRQIAFDISTPTDRWY
- a CDS encoding urease subunit beta, which translates into the protein MTNFIPGEVILADDPIEINAGRKTITLTVENTGDRPIQVGSHFHFFEVNPALAFDRTKALGYRLNIPAGTAVRFEPGQQQDVTLVSIGGNRIIRGMAGLVDGPVDDPDVREQAIERAREQGYFAHHRDQEAEK
- the ureC gene encoding urease subunit alpha, with translation MSRRLNRSEYTDLYGATVGDQIRLGDTALLAEIEADHTVPGEEAVFGGGKTMRDGMGMQPTTTQSDGALDWVFTNVVVIDPVLGIEKGDLGVRDGQIVGFGKAGNPDTMDDVDMVIGPSTDTVPADGLIATAGALDIHVHFNSPQLVDHALSSGITTMFGGGFGGGATTCTPGPRNIRRFYQATDDWPVNVGFYGKGNSSAKPAITEQIEAGVVGLKLHEDWGSTPAAIDTCLEVADEMDVQVAIHTDTLNESGFVEETFDAIDGRTIHTFHIEGAGGGHAPDVMELIKYDHMLPSSTNPSMPYTTNTFDEHLDMVMVCHHLDPNIPEDVAFAESRIRSETIAAEDVLHDMGAISMMTSDSQAMGRQGEVISRTWQTASKMKQQRGELDSDGAGDNHRIKRYVAKYTINPARVAGIDTYVGSLEPGKLADIVLWDPGFFGIKPDTVFKGGFPVHSEMGEANGSLMTCEPIMQRKRAGAYGRARNALSMAFVSQRAHDRGIGDVYQLESMVMPVNGTRDVSKDDMAYNDFQPENIDIDPQTFEVAVDGEPVTCEPADDIPLAQRYFL